The Mycolicibacterium smegmatis genome has a window encoding:
- a CDS encoding ATP-binding protein — protein sequence MTRSRSPITISVTSRGEITLLTVDGVLDSTTYREVRDTVIKAALSEPRAVVVNVSRLVVPTETAWSVFTSARWHVCVWPDVPVLLVCDHQQGRASLWRNGIQRYVPVCSTLDEACATVLADRMSPLRRRARAHLPAVHSSVRRSRELVTDWLLNWSLTKYIPVTCVVTDALVENVLEHTLSAPKIMLENRGDTVSIAVEDESPAPAVRHEDPYRGGGRLSGLALVASIARSWGCTPTTTGKTVWALIGPESCF from the coding sequence GTGACCAGATCACGTAGTCCGATCACCATCTCGGTCACCTCCCGCGGCGAGATCACCCTGCTGACCGTCGACGGTGTCCTGGACAGCACCACGTACCGCGAAGTGCGCGACACGGTGATCAAAGCCGCGTTGTCCGAACCGCGCGCGGTGGTGGTCAACGTCAGCAGGCTCGTGGTCCCCACCGAAACGGCGTGGTCGGTGTTCACCAGCGCCCGGTGGCACGTGTGCGTGTGGCCGGATGTCCCGGTGTTGCTCGTATGCGATCATCAGCAGGGTCGTGCCTCCCTATGGCGCAACGGAATTCAACGCTACGTTCCGGTGTGCTCGACACTGGACGAGGCGTGCGCGACGGTGCTCGCCGATCGCATGAGCCCACTGCGCCGCCGAGCGCGCGCGCATCTGCCCGCCGTGCACTCCAGTGTTCGACGGTCGCGGGAATTGGTCACCGACTGGCTGCTCAACTGGTCGCTGACCAAATACATCCCGGTGACCTGCGTGGTCACCGACGCCCTGGTGGAGAACGTCCTGGAGCACACCCTGAGCGCGCCGAAGATCATGCTCGAGAACCGAGGTGACACCGTCAGCATCGCCGTGGAGGACGAGAGCCCGGCACCGGCGGTACGTCACGAGGATCCCTACCGTGGCGGCGGCAGGTTGTCGGGCCTGGCCCTGGTGGCCAGCATCGCCCGGTCCTGGGGTTGCACACCGACCACGACCGGAAAAACGGTTTGGGCGCTGATCGGTCCCGAGAGTTGCTTCTGA
- a CDS encoding GAF and ANTAR domain-containing protein has protein sequence MSVSQNEAISQQISNLIRDVHTRRATDVDAVLGELTESAVEYVAGAQYAGITIAGRDGKVRTAAATGEYPEILDEIQQRVENGPCLAAAWEQHVIRIDDMESEQRWPAYCRQALLETPIRSVVAFQLYADNQTMGALNFYSETAGAFDAEAVESGLIIATHAALMWSLMRRDEQFRSALASRDLIGQAKGMLMERYRIDAGQAFEVLKKLSQGANTPLVDVAREIVTTAERPADVSTQ, from the coding sequence ATGTCGGTGAGCCAGAACGAGGCGATCTCGCAGCAGATCAGCAATCTGATCCGCGACGTGCACACACGTCGCGCGACCGACGTCGACGCCGTACTGGGCGAGCTCACCGAGAGCGCCGTCGAATATGTCGCCGGCGCTCAGTACGCGGGTATCACGATCGCCGGACGCGACGGAAAGGTCCGTACGGCCGCAGCCACCGGCGAGTACCCGGAGATCCTCGACGAGATCCAGCAGCGTGTCGAAAACGGGCCATGCCTCGCCGCGGCGTGGGAACAGCACGTCATCCGGATCGACGACATGGAGTCCGAGCAGCGTTGGCCCGCGTACTGCCGCCAGGCGCTGTTAGAGACGCCGATCCGCTCGGTCGTCGCGTTCCAGCTCTACGCCGACAACCAGACCATGGGCGCGCTGAACTTCTACTCCGAGACCGCGGGCGCCTTCGATGCCGAGGCCGTGGAGTCGGGTCTGATCATCGCGACGCACGCCGCGCTCATGTGGAGCCTGATGCGCCGCGACGAACAGTTCCGCAGCGCTCTGGCATCACGCGATCTCATCGGCCAGGCCAAGGGCATGCTCATGGAGCGGTACCGGATCGACGCCGGGCAGGCGTTCGAAGTCCTCAAGAAGCTTTCGCAGGGCGCCAACACACCCCTGGTGGACGTCGCGCGCGAGATCGTCACCACCGCTGAACGGCCGGCCGATGTCAGCACCCAGTGA